AGAAGAGTTCACAAGAGAGGACTGTGGCCAAGTGGTCAGAAAGATGTTACAGGAGTTAGAGCGTATATTGTATGAATTGGATTTGAGAGATGTAGATAGAGTGAAATGGAAGAGTGAGCTGTTCAAGTTGGCTTCGATggatttaaaagattttattgtgagaaatatcaaaaaggaagaaaatattgaagGAATAAGGAAGAAGCTATTGTTAAGGATTAAGGAAGTAGaggaaaaagaaaagatatATGAGGAAATGggaaaaattatttctaggactataaatgaagaaattagTAGAGAACAACCAAGACAAAAATCGAGAGTACCGAGATGCTTCTATTGTGATAGACAAGGGCATAGGGTGTTTGAATGCAGACTGAAGATTAATAGagataattattataaaaagaataacaAGGATAACAGTTGCAAAATGGAAGTAGGTAGTGAATCAGAGTCAAGTCAGGAGCGAGATTTTAGAAGATCAAAAAGAGGACTTAGAGTCAAATTTgagaaaaatcaaaaagaaTATGCCGTTAAAGAGGAGAGTAAGAGAATCagattaaatttagataagTATGCTAAGAGTTTTGGAGAGGTTTTTAAGTTAGGAAAAGAggagataaaatattgtaaactggaaaaatgtaaaattaatactGAAGCGGGTATGAAGGTATTTAAAAAGGGACAAATGGTTCCGCAGGCGTTGATAAAAGATACAGAGCTACAtctaaaagatttattaaaaaggaaAGTGATAAGAGAGTCAAATTCAAGTTGGAGGAATCCTATAAGGTCAATCAGAAAGCCAAATGGTGAGATAAGACTGGTTAGTAATTTGATGGCATTGAACGATATTGTAGAAAAGGACGAGTATAGATTGTCTAACATAAGAGATGTTGTAAGAGCTACACAAGGTGCAAAATATATGACGGGTTTCGACTTAAAAGAGGCCTTCTATAGTATTGAGATAGAGGAGGAGGATAAACATAAGACGGCGTTTGATTTTAATGGCAAGGTTTATGAATGGAACTCTATGGTTATGGGATATAAGAATAGCCCGCAGATATTGCAGAGAATTATGGATAGGATTTTTAGAGATATGAAAGGCAAAGGAGTAGAGGTGTATATGGACGATATTGTGTTGTACAGCCGAACGATAGGAGAACACGAGCAATTAGTGAAAAGGGTATTAAATAGACTGAAGGAAAACAATTTGAAGCTGAATGCAAATAAAGTTCAGTTTTGTCAACGGGAAGTTAAATTATTGGGAGTCACTTTAAATGGAGAAGATATAATACCGTCAgagataaagaaaaatgaagCCCTAGAGTTTCCGATACCAACATGCGTGTCAGATgtaagaagatttttaggaATGACGGGTTGGTTCagagattttattaagaattaCGCTGGATTGACAGTTAGGTTGACAGATAGTTTAAAAGGGAAGAATGATAATTGGAAGTGGACGGATGATATGAAAAACgagtttaataatttaaaagaagtaTTTAAAGGCCTAGGAAAGCTGCAAATAGCAGACTAtgataaagaatttttgttGAGGACTGACGCTAGTAATGTAGGCATGGGCGCAGTACTGTTAcagaaaaataatcaagGAGAATGGGTGCCGGTACAGTGGGCGTCTAAGAAGTTTACCGTTACGGAAGTTAATTATGGTATATcagaaaaagaaatgtaCGCAGTTTTTTGGGGCGTTAAAAAGTTTGAATATGAATTAAGAGGTAAGAAATTTAGAATAGAAACTGATCATAAAACGTTGGGCGAAATAAGAAACAAGCCCGACTTTAAGAATGCTAGAATTAATAGATGGGCCGAGAAGATTCAGGAATTTGATTTCGTGATAGAATATAGAACTCCAGAAAATATGGTCGTAGCCGATGCGCTAAGTAGGATATatacaaaagaaaaagatgcaaagaaaaagagaaatGAAACACGCCGTGATAGACAAAAAGAAGGGAAAAGAAATAAGCATGTAAAAATTGTAGAAGGCAAAGAATACTGGGTATTTGATAGTGGTAGAGAAGGCGAGATGCCTTTGGAACAAGACAGAGAGAGATTAATAATGGATTgtcatttaaatttgagCCACAGAAGCAGAACAACGGTATATTATGAGTTGAGGAAACAGTATTATTGGCCAGGAATTAAGGATCAGATCGAAAAGGTCCTTAAGAATTGCGAGACTTGTcagatttttaataaaaaaacgaGTGGCGGTACTGATTTAGTGAACACGACAAGATATTTAGAGAAGGTTGGCTTAGATTTAATAGAATTTAGGGAAGAGAAAGCGTTTATTGTTTGAGCAGTTAATTACTTTACAAGGAGATTATGGGAGAGTATTGAAGAGCAAGCACGCATTTGGAATTGCCGAATTTATTAAGGATTTGTGTAAACAAGGCAGAAAACCAGAGGAAATTATTACGGATAATGGTAAAGAGTTTTGCAACGAAAAAGTTACCGAGCTATGTAGAAATTTGGATATTAGCTATAGAAAGGTCAGCGTTGAGTCGCACAGAAGTAATGGAAGAGTAGAAAAAGTTATTAGAACTGCAAGAGATAGTATTTTAAAGAgccaaaaagaaaaattcgAGAACAAGGTTTATGAAGCTATtgagaaatataatttaagttGTCATGCTGGTATTAAGTGCACGCCAGTAGAAGCTTTAACCGATTATACAGGAAATGTTAGTATGGAGAATAGTCCAGAGGGAAAGTATGCGCAACAGTTTAAAAGTTGGTTTAGAGAAAAGTTCAAAAGGAGCCAGATAGTTAGGGTTGCCAAGAATGAGAATTTAAAGGGATGTAGTAAGTATAGTAAGGGTCGATTTTTAGACATGGGAAGAGTGATTGAGCTATGTTTAGGGGATTCATATATAGTGAGATTAGAGAATGGAAGGTTGGTGAAAAAAAGGCATTATGATCTTAAGGGTGTAGGGGATTTAAAGTATGTTGAAGGAGACTAACCGTCTGGAGGGGGGATGTTATAATcagtaataatattaaacccCAATTATGTTAAGCACTTATATACAatacaaaaacaaatatttgattttgcaaaataacattttttagtttGTACAGGTGTATTGTTAAACCGATTGAAAATTCGAACTAAAGCTTATTTAAACTTCATCTTGTATAATTAATTCAtttattctataaataGATCTCTATAACACAATATATACACccttttgttttaaaagtCTTATGTAgtcttaaaaataatggTTTGTCGGTTTTAAAGCTTACCTAAATACCATAAAACGAaactttatataaattttgttctttTATTACTCTGTCAAGAATCCTGAAATAAAGAGtgatgtattttttttctattcaATTGATTTGAAATCTTAAGCCCTACTTAGCatgtttatattaatataacccatgttaaaaaatcttatattTACTTATAACGTGTcaaatatgaaataaaaattatgaataaTCTAAAGTTTTAATCTTACAGAATACTATTTgcttttttcatatatatGGCcaatatttgaaatttattattaaataatttttatttatttagtgGGCCTCGTAAAGCTCGATCATATTCTTTTAACTAATTTAATGAGTTCCgtttaataaacaaattatatgaAGAACGATTAgacatattataattaagagtctaacaaaaaaagaactCTCACTGAATAAAGacataatttaataacaaGGATTTTAGATTTATGTTATTGATATTATGCATTTATGACTAGAAAGACAACgattattataaacaaaacataATCCTAATCAATTTAgcttattttcaaataatattatgatCAAAAATGTAAAGTTGTTTAAAGTTAGACCAgtcaaaaatttacaacTTATGCCTGTTTGATGTTTTTGTATTCTTccttatatttaattaaccTTTTTGTTGcttacttaaaaaatcgaagttttttgattattaatGTTGAgaatatagatttaataaatttaacccTTAACTTACAATTGTCTTTAACATGGTGgagaataaaattattgaacccaaacaaaaacaaaagaagaGGTCGTAAGTTCCGTCGAAGCATGAgacgtaaaaaaaaatgcagtCTAGGTTAGAATGGGGATGGTTGGTTGTCTAACAGAAGAGAAGGTGATGGCTTGCATCAGTCGAGGGACCCGGATAGGTGAAGACGTAAAGTAGCTATAAAGAGCTATGGAGAAACAGTattggtttttttttgattcgGCATAAGAGTTGTCGAGATTGAGTGCAGTGGTAATCCCACTATTCACATTAAAGCTATCGTGGCAAGATAGTTGAACCAATAGTGTTCAAAATCCAGagagatttaaaaagataagaaaatcaaaaagaaaCTGTGTTATAGTCGAAGAATGAGATAGACGGAAAAAATTCGATTCCATTGTTGGGAAGACATGTGTAAAGAATAATCACATGCCCATAGACTACATGTATTAAAACAGGGAAAGAAAGTACCTCGAAGACCAATACTAGAAAGGATTGTAAGACGCGGTAGAGTAAGGCGCAGCCCATGGTCAgttaacataaaaatgcacttttattttgagaGCCCAGTAGTAGGCGTAGGAAGTAGTAAAGATAATTTCATCGCTAATTCTGAATTTAGCGCGGGGATGTTGAgaatatagatttaataaatttaacccTTAACTTACAATTGTCTTTAACAATTAAAGTAGAAATTATGTCACATATACACAGAATATCaagttttatattgtaaatagCTGAATTCATGTTGGTTCAACCACCAGAAAATTATGattgaatatatttaatacatttttttattcgtTTTTGTGATTATAGatctttaatttaatttttatgtgttaaaaaaaatcaaaaattgctttttaattctccgttaaattttttattaaaaaaaattatttttttttacccatgtactttttattaattagcTTCTATAGATGCTCTGTTATAAATGAAACGCAAGATAATCTGATTATGAAGCAAAGTTTTGATTTTACTAGTAAAAATGGTGATGTTTATGCAAGTAAATTAATTCAATCTCTTAAAGCGATTCATTTATGGAATAATAGCTTTAAATTACctaattcaaaaaatgaaaatgttctcaaatataaaaaatttgaatataaaaaagtatcGAAAAAAGCcaaaaaactaaataatGGCATCAAAGATTTAAATGACttattagataaaaatttcatagAATTAAATACACAAGTACAGGTAATTTGTAACAAATTGTTTAAACATTTtgttaaaacatttaattataacaaaattagacatttagaaatatatgAAGAAGCTATGACATTGATCTCTCtgcataaaataaaaattgaaaaaatctatTCTATATGTGAAAATATGGAATTTGATTCAAACTTAGCAGTgtttgaaaataataatatcgCAGATAATTGGAAACATTTCGTGAAACAAGTAATAAACTACaatatattacaaaattttaaagtagTTATAAATGGCTTAgaacatattaaaaataaaattaacagaaattataaagaacAGTTAAATGTGTTGGAGCATCgaaattgaataaaaaattcagttaaaacatattcttaaattatttactCTTAACAAATTATTAGTAATCCGAGGTTGAGATTacaaatcttttttaaatactgcATATACAATTtacataataatataagttttaaaaaaaaattatatagttgcataattttttagaagttttcattaaaaaattagccaaaaattttcttgtacATTTAACATGCAACAAAatcgatttttttatcatttataaagttaatttaaataaaagtaaTTGTTTAACAATAGTTTAAATATCGTTGTTGTGCAAATGTGTTTTcgtataaattataaatacttttacagggaaaaaaatacatcGACAATGTTCAGTGAATTATTTACTCATCACTAATATTTACATTCAAACAAGTTTCTAAAAACGTTTGCTTCATTTGAATTGAATTGAaacttaaacaaaaaatatattgtcaacaatttattataacttTCTAATTAGACAATATATATCATCCAAGATCGTGTTTGGGCTTGTACTAGATAGAGAATATATatcatgatttttttatatttaaactaTTTGAaattcttttgtttttcaaATAGTACTtcttgcaaaaaaaaattttcattcaattttattattactCATCTGATGCATAACAAATGCGCAGAATTCACTTGTTAAAAAGCGTTATACATTGTAAGAATACAATAATAACCACTGTAAGAGATCAGATGGTTAGTTATAGATGCACAAGAGTCTCGTATAAACTAATGAACAATACATAGGCCAAAAAGGTTGTAATTATGATAATATTCAACCAAATTTTGTTTCTGGCTTTTAATTTAgccttatatttttatatgtcgtaaacaattttgaacaattacaaaaaaacattccggctaattattttatgtattttgtGATTTTAGATCAAAATATGTTGCTACTTAATATTCAATAGACGCAGATGCGAACTCTGGCAAATTAATTCAATAATTGACGtcgtttatttattttactatatAATAGTCAATATTCAATTAATATACCTTTTATCTTAATGCTAAAATGTCTTTTAAGAAGACGTAGGTAATGTCTACTATTTTGCAGTCGTATtgtaaatttgtattttacaaattaaaattcaaaaactttaaaacatgtagaaaaatttatatatagtatagatttaaaggttaaaatataaaggtCTCATAATTTAAACTGTTTTAAACATATAGCAATATTTCAGGATCATAATGCTAAGTAAAGAATTATGATTgtatgaatttttattatacataattttatatgtcGAGATATTAAAGAATTCATTtccaaattattataagttACATTTTGGTTTGTACAAATTCATGTATATTTCTTAGGAAAAAGTGTCAATTAGTAAAAGTAGGATATTCatatgtattttatttaatacaaataaaacaattacAACAAGCCAcgtttattataatatcaaaCAGAACggtatatttaaaaaataacaatcGTAACTCTTTTCAACTTGTTTGATggttatatataataatgtgATTGCTgttatgattttaaaaatatagagGCTATAACATTGTAGAAATTttcatcaattttttactattttaaaCGTAATTTATTAGCTTattctaaataaaattttgctTATGTCTGTATCTGTATAATGATTTGTAGCAGTCAAAGTGTCCAAAACATACTTAATGTctatatacatatatatatatggtTATTTCTACcacatatttattttattagtcATTTTAAACTATGAAAGattagttttaaaatattttttttgcaaattATATGGAACATATTGTATAACTGCCTTATcaatatcaaataaaaatttttatttttgccCTGTTTTTCCAAAGTCGAAGATGATAGTGTAAAGGagtcaaaaaaaatctaagtATTAACAAATAGCATAAttggaaaataaataattaatatattgatTTGTGATAAGACAACAGGGATGATCTGAAGTAGACTATAGGGAAAATCAAATAACTATACAATTTTGATGTATACC
Above is a window of Vairimorpha necatrix chromosome 2, complete sequence DNA encoding:
- a CDS encoding putative SP-containing protein, with product MYFLLISFYRCSVINETQDNLIMKQSFDFTSKNGDVYASKLIQSLKAIHLWNNSFKLPNSKNENVLKYKKFEYKKVSKKAKKLNNGIKDLNDLLDKNFIELNTQVQVICNKLFKHFVKTFNYNKIRHLEIYEEAMTLISLHKIKIEKIYSICENMEFDSNLAVFENNNIADNWKHFVKQVINYNILQNFKVVINGLEHIKNKINRNYKEQLNVLEHRN